The following proteins come from a genomic window of Lachnoclostridium phytofermentans ISDg:
- a CDS encoding TIGR04086 family membrane protein gives MERMSATKSRAVYLLKALVISYVITLFLLLIVSFVMHQTGMGGTAVSVAVVAITVLSVFIGSFYLGKHVEQKRFIWGLTAAMIYFIVYILISLLVKSDSPVDFLEYGKKLLIIAASGMLGGMLS, from the coding sequence ATGGAGAGGATGTCTGCAACTAAATCTCGTGCGGTTTATTTATTAAAGGCCTTGGTTATTTCCTATGTTATAACCTTATTTTTACTGCTAATTGTTTCTTTTGTGATGCATCAAACGGGTATGGGAGGAACAGCGGTTAGTGTGGCAGTAGTTGCGATTACTGTGCTGTCTGTATTCATTGGAAGTTTTTATCTTGGGAAACATGTAGAACAAAAGAGATTTATATGGGGACTGACTGCGGCTATGATTTACTTTATTGTGTACATATTAATATCCCTTTTAGTAAAAAGTGATAGTCCAGTTGATTTTCTAGAGTATGGGAAAAAACTCTTAATAATTGCAGCAAGTGGAATGTTAGGTGGAATGTTAAGTTAA
- a CDS encoding PHP domain-containing protein encodes MKYVDLHVHTNVSDGTLTPTEVVNLAVQKKLAAIAITDHDTIYGIEEAKRAALAQRENGYELELISGVEISAEYKKKDIHILGLFVNEKDPHLQDILSKALKERDERNQKMIDNLSADDIDITLDDLLFDEPNTVITRAHFARFLIEHGYVKDNNEAFLKYLGYDTKYYVPRNYLTPKDAISLILQAGGIPVLAHPLLYQLSLEELNLLISELKSYGLVGLETIYSANTGFDEGIIRRYVNKYELLMTGGSDFHGSNKPRIELGSGMGNLKIPYQLVKELKCYLNNK; translated from the coding sequence ATGAAGTATGTTGACCTCCACGTACATACGAATGTATCAGATGGAACCCTTACTCCAACGGAAGTTGTTAATCTAGCAGTACAAAAGAAATTAGCTGCCATAGCAATCACAGACCATGATACCATATATGGAATAGAAGAAGCAAAGCGAGCTGCCTTGGCGCAAAGAGAAAATGGTTATGAACTGGAATTAATATCAGGTGTTGAAATTTCTGCTGAATATAAGAAAAAGGATATCCATATCCTTGGTTTATTTGTCAATGAAAAAGATCCACACTTACAAGATATTTTATCAAAGGCATTAAAAGAACGAGACGAGCGTAATCAAAAGATGATAGATAACCTAAGTGCGGATGATATCGATATTACACTTGATGATTTACTATTCGACGAACCAAATACCGTAATAACGAGAGCGCATTTTGCACGTTTTTTAATAGAGCATGGATATGTAAAAGATAATAACGAAGCTTTCTTAAAATATCTGGGATATGATACGAAGTACTATGTTCCAAGAAACTATCTTACCCCGAAAGATGCTATTTCACTAATATTACAAGCAGGTGGAATTCCGGTCTTAGCACATCCTTTGTTATATCAGCTATCGTTAGAAGAACTTAATCTTCTAATCTCGGAGCTAAAAAGCTATGGGCTTGTTGGGCTAGAAACTATATATTCCGCAAATACAGGCTTTGATGAAGGAATTATAAGACGTTATGTAAATAAATATGAACTTTTAATGACTGGCGGTAGTGATTTTCATGGTAGCAATAAACCTCGTATTGAGCTTGGTAGTGGCATGGGGAACTTAAAAATTCCTTATCAACTAGTGAAGGAGCTAAAATGTTATCTTAATAATAAGTAA
- the yajC gene encoding preprotein translocase subunit YajC — MNQLVFLADAAATGGAMSWTWMIGYIIVIGGIFYFMAIRPQKKQQKQMNALISSLEIGDSVLTTSGFYGVVIDVMDDVIIVEFGNNKNCRIPMKKSAVVEVEKPGSEENK, encoded by the coding sequence ATGAATCAATTAGTATTTTTAGCAGACGCTGCAGCAACGGGAGGAGCTATGTCATGGACTTGGATGATAGGATATATTATTGTCATCGGTGGCATATTCTACTTTATGGCTATTCGTCCACAGAAGAAACAGCAAAAGCAGATGAATGCATTAATATCTTCTCTTGAAATTGGTGACAGTGTGTTAACAACCAGTGGTTTTTACGGTGTTGTCATTGATGTTATGGATGATGTTATTATTGTAGAGTTTGGTAACAACAAGAACTGTAGAATACCTATGAAGAAATCAGCAGTTGTTGAAGTAGAGAAACCAGGTTCAGAAGAGAATAAATAA
- the tgt gene encoding tRNA guanosine(34) transglycosylase Tgt, whose translation MYKLICKDGNAKRGEFTTVHGKIQTPVFMNVGTAAAIKGAVSTMDLQEIGTQVELSNTYHLHVRPGDEVVKKLGGLHKFMVWDKPILTDSGGFQVFSLAGLRKIKEEGVYFNSHIDGKKIFMGPEESMRIQSNLASTIAMAFDECPPHPATREYMEDSVARTTRWLLRCKNEMNRLNTLEDTINKHQMLFGINQGGTYTDIRVEHAKRISELDLDGYALGGLAVGESHSEMYRIIEETVPYLPEAKPTYLMGVGTPANILEAVERGVDFFDCVYPARNGRHGHAYTNHGKMNLLNAKYELDDRPIEEGCGCPVCKNYSRGYIRHLLKAKEMLGLRFLVTHNLYFYNKMMEEIREAIENQNFASYKKKKLEGFAAEQGN comes from the coding sequence ATGTACAAATTAATCTGTAAGGATGGAAATGCGAAGCGTGGCGAATTTACAACGGTACACGGGAAAATACAAACCCCAGTATTTATGAATGTCGGTACGGCAGCAGCCATTAAAGGTGCAGTATCCACAATGGATTTGCAGGAAATAGGAACACAAGTTGAACTAAGTAACACCTATCATCTTCATGTAAGACCCGGAGATGAAGTTGTAAAGAAATTGGGAGGTCTTCATAAATTTATGGTATGGGATAAACCTATACTAACAGACTCAGGTGGATTCCAAGTGTTTTCCTTGGCCGGTCTTAGAAAGATAAAGGAAGAAGGAGTATACTTTAACTCTCATATTGATGGAAAAAAGATTTTTATGGGACCTGAAGAGAGTATGAGAATACAGTCTAATCTGGCATCTACTATCGCCATGGCGTTTGATGAATGCCCACCACATCCAGCAACTAGAGAATATATGGAGGATTCAGTTGCTAGAACCACACGTTGGTTATTAAGATGTAAGAATGAGATGAATCGATTGAATACTCTTGAGGATACGATTAACAAACATCAGATGTTATTTGGTATCAATCAAGGTGGAACCTATACAGACATTCGTGTTGAACATGCGAAGAGAATTTCAGAGCTTGATTTGGATGGTTATGCTTTAGGTGGACTTGCCGTCGGAGAGTCCCATAGTGAGATGTACCGGATTATTGAAGAAACAGTGCCTTATCTTCCAGAGGCTAAACCTACTTACTTGATGGGGGTAGGAACTCCTGCAAATATATTGGAAGCGGTAGAGCGTGGAGTAGACTTCTTTGATTGTGTATATCCAGCACGAAATGGTAGACATGGTCATGCGTATACAAACCATGGAAAAATGAATCTTCTTAATGCAAAGTATGAGCTAGATGATCGTCCAATCGAAGAAGGATGTGGTTGTCCTGTTTGTAAAAACTATAGCCGTGGCTATATCCGCCATCTATTAAAGGCAAAAGAAATGCTTGGGTTACGCTTTTTAGTAACACATAACCTTTACTTTTATAACAAGATGATGGAAGAGATTAGGGAAGCAATCGAAAATCAAAATTTTGCAAGTTATAAGAAGAAGAAATTAGAAGGATTTGCTGCAGAACAAGGAAATTAA
- a CDS encoding methionyl aminopeptidase, with the protein MRIGRNDMCWCNSGKKYKSCHMEMDERIAEYARRGAMVPSRDMIKTPEQIEGMKKAGHINSLVLDYVEPFVKAGVSTEELNRLVEEETRRLGGIPACLNYHGYPKSVCTSINEVVCHGIPDPNRILMDGDIINVDCTTIVDGFYGDASRMYCIGDVGEEKERLVKITKECLELGLSEAKPWGFLGDIGYVIHQHAKKNGYTVVRNIGGHGIGTEFHEEPWVCHIGRRNTDMLLVPGMTFTIEPMINMGKEGVTEDQFDGWTIRTEDGKPSAQWEYTILITEQGAEVLSR; encoded by the coding sequence ATGAGAATAGGCAGGAACGATATGTGCTGGTGTAATAGCGGCAAAAAGTATAAAAGCTGTCATATGGAAATGGATGAACGAATCGCAGAATATGCTAGAAGAGGAGCGATGGTTCCATCCAGAGATATGATTAAGACTCCAGAACAAATAGAGGGCATGAAAAAGGCAGGGCATATTAATTCTCTTGTACTTGATTATGTAGAACCTTTTGTTAAAGCAGGGGTGTCTACGGAGGAACTAAATAGGCTAGTAGAAGAAGAGACTAGAAGACTAGGTGGAATTCCAGCGTGCTTAAATTATCATGGTTATCCAAAAAGTGTATGTACTTCAATTAATGAAGTAGTTTGCCATGGTATTCCAGATCCAAATAGAATCCTTATGGATGGAGATATTATCAATGTGGATTGTACTACAATTGTAGATGGATTCTATGGTGACGCTTCTCGTATGTACTGTATTGGTGATGTTGGAGAAGAGAAAGAGAGACTTGTTAAGATTACAAAAGAATGTTTGGAACTAGGTCTTTCCGAAGCAAAACCATGGGGATTTCTTGGAGATATTGGGTATGTAATCCATCAACATGCAAAAAAGAACGGTTATACAGTAGTTAGAAATATTGGTGGTCATGGTATTGGAACAGAATTCCATGAAGAACCTTGGGTATGTCATATTGGAAGAAGAAATACGGATATGTTGCTAGTTCCAGGAATGACCTTTACGATTGAACCTATGATAAATATGGGGAAGGAAGGGGTAACAGAAGATCAGTTCGATGGCTGGACCATTCGTACGGAAGACGGGAAACCTTCTGCTCAGTGGGAGTACACCATCTTAATTACAGAACAGGGAGCAGAGGTTTTATCCAGATAG
- a CDS encoding V-type ATP synthase subunit D, with translation MDQNSFPTKGNYILAKNSLALSKQGYELMDKKRNILIRELLELINSSKNIQRELDATFSAAYLALQNANIEMGIHHVDALSHAIPIEDSIKIKTRSIMGTEIPLVDYDGMKDNVPSYALYDTRLSLDEACRHFNEVKELTLRLSMVENAAYRLATSIKKTQKRANALKNITIPYYTGLTREIANALEEKEREEFTRLKVIKRAKLTKKQKAS, from the coding sequence ATGGATCAAAATTCATTTCCAACCAAGGGTAATTATATCCTTGCAAAAAACTCCTTAGCATTGTCAAAACAAGGCTATGAGCTGATGGATAAGAAACGTAATATTCTTATCCGTGAGCTGTTGGAGCTTATCAATTCTTCGAAGAATATTCAAAGGGAGCTGGATGCAACGTTTTCCGCTGCTTATTTGGCTTTACAAAATGCCAATATTGAGATGGGAATCCATCATGTGGATGCGTTAAGCCATGCAATTCCAATCGAGGATTCTATTAAGATTAAAACTAGAAGTATTATGGGAACTGAGATACCGTTAGTTGATTATGATGGAATGAAGGATAATGTACCTAGTTATGCTTTATATGATACCAGATTATCACTAGATGAGGCATGCAGGCACTTTAACGAAGTTAAGGAACTAACGCTTCGTCTTTCTATGGTAGAGAATGCTGCCTATCGATTAGCAACGAGTATTAAGAAGACCCAGAAAAGAGCGAATGCTTTAAAGAATATTACGATTCCTTATTATACTGGACTTACGAGGGAAATTGCAAATGCCCTCGAGGAAAAGGAAAGAGAGGAATTTACAAGATTAAAGGTAATAAAACGAGCAAAGCTTACAAAGAAACAAAAAGCTTCTTAA
- a CDS encoding V-type ATP synthase subunit B, translated as MSVEYIGLSEINGPLVVLEGVSDASYEEIVEITIDEHTKKIGRIVESYEDKAVIQVFEGTEEMSLNNTRTKLTGHPMELALSEEILGRVFNGVGEPIDGLGSIIPEMRRNVNGEPLNPCMREYPRNYIRTGISAIDGLTTLIRGQKLPIFSGNGLPHDELAAQIVTQASLGDDSDEQFVIVFAAMGVKYDVADFFRRTFEESGANSHVVMYLNLASDPVIERLITPKVALTAAEYLAYEKGMHVLVILTDMTSFAEALREVSSAKGEIPSRKGYPGYLYSEFSTIYERAGIVKGCKGSVTQVPILTMPNDDITHPIPDLTGYITEGQIVLERSLYQKNIYPPINVLPSLSRLMKDGIGEGYTREDHQDVANQLFSCYAHVGEARALASVIGEDELSDLDKKYLAFGKAFEQEFVTQTKEDNRSIEDTLNIGWRLLAILPKEELDRIDTKILAKYYGKKARE; from the coding sequence ATGTCAGTTGAATATATTGGTTTAAGTGAAATCAATGGACCATTGGTTGTACTTGAAGGAGTAAGTGACGCCTCCTATGAAGAAATTGTAGAAATTACAATAGATGAGCATACAAAAAAAATTGGACGTATTGTTGAGAGTTATGAAGATAAAGCTGTAATTCAGGTTTTTGAAGGTACAGAAGAAATGTCTCTTAATAATACACGAACCAAACTTACCGGTCATCCAATGGAGCTTGCTTTGTCCGAGGAAATCCTGGGCCGTGTTTTTAATGGTGTAGGAGAACCAATCGACGGACTTGGCAGTATCATTCCAGAGATGAGACGTAATGTAAATGGAGAGCCACTAAATCCATGTATGAGAGAATACCCAAGAAACTACATTCGTACTGGTATTTCCGCTATCGATGGATTAACAACCTTAATTCGTGGTCAGAAACTTCCAATATTCTCTGGAAATGGTTTACCACACGATGAGCTAGCAGCTCAGATCGTTACACAGGCTTCTCTTGGTGATGATAGTGACGAACAATTCGTTATTGTTTTTGCTGCAATGGGTGTAAAATATGACGTTGCTGATTTCTTCCGCCGTACCTTTGAGGAAAGCGGAGCAAATTCCCATGTTGTTATGTACTTAAACTTAGCAAGTGATCCAGTTATTGAACGTTTGATTACTCCTAAGGTTGCATTAACAGCAGCAGAATATTTAGCTTATGAAAAGGGAATGCATGTACTTGTAATTTTAACCGATATGACCTCATTTGCAGAGGCTCTTCGTGAAGTATCTTCTGCAAAAGGCGAAATTCCAAGCCGTAAAGGATATCCAGGTTATTTATATAGTGAATTTTCAACTATTTATGAAAGAGCGGGTATTGTTAAGGGATGCAAGGGTTCTGTAACTCAGGTACCAATTTTAACAATGCCAAATGATGATATTACACATCCAATCCCAGACTTAACTGGATATATTACGGAAGGTCAGATTGTTCTTGAGCGTTCTTTATACCAAAAGAACATCTATCCACCAATCAATGTATTACCTTCCTTATCCCGTCTGATGAAGGATGGTATTGGTGAAGGATATACAAGAGAAGACCATCAGGATGTAGCAAATCAGTTGTTCTCTTGTTACGCTCATGTTGGAGAAGCAAGAGCGCTTGCAAGTGTTATTGGTGAGGATGAGTTATCAGACCTCGATAAGAAATATCTTGCCTTTGGTAAAGCGTTTGAACAAGAATTTGTTACTCAGACAAAAGAAGATAACCGTTCCATTGAAGATACTTTAAACATTGGATGGAGATTGCTTGCAATTCTGCCAAAAGAGGAGTTAGACCGTATTGATACGAAGATATTAGCAAAGTATTACGGAAAGAAAGCAAGGGAGTGA
- a CDS encoding V-type ATP synthase subunit A, whose product MSETAKITGINGPVVYVKGKQQFRVAEMVLVGKQNLVGEVISLQKGMTTIQVFEETTGLRPGDEVTSTGSAISVTLAPGIISNIFDGIQRPLSEVAKQSGAFISRGVNIPSLDEKRLFQTHITVAPGELVYGGKVIAEVPETPAITHKVMVPPHVEGKVISVVSDGEYTIKDTIVVIKDRDGKEINLTMTQEWPIRISRPIGKRFPASMPLVTGQRILDSLFPLAKGGTAAIPGGFGTGKTMTQHQLAKWSDADIIVYIGCGERGNEMTEVLEDFSKLVDPKSGNLLLDRTVLIANTSNMPVAAREASIYTGITLAEYYRDMGYHVAIMADSTSRWAEALRELSGRLEEMPAEEGFPAYLASRLSSFYERAGYVQNLNGSEGSVSIIGAVSPQGGDFSEPVTQNTKRFVRCFFALDKSLAYARHFPAIQWLTSYSEYLNDLAPWYAKNVGNNFMDYRNEILRILTEESKLNEIVKLIGSDVLPDDQKLTLEIARVIRLGFIQQNAYHASDTYVPLPKQMKMMEVILYLYEKAKSLVEMNMPMSLLRENPIFDHVISMKYDVGNEELAKFDTYKTEIDKFYQHFIETNA is encoded by the coding sequence ATGAGTGAAACAGCAAAAATTACAGGAATTAATGGTCCTGTTGTTTATGTAAAAGGTAAACAGCAATTTCGTGTTGCTGAAATGGTTTTAGTTGGTAAACAAAACCTAGTCGGTGAAGTTATCAGTCTACAAAAAGGGATGACAACGATTCAGGTTTTCGAAGAGACCACGGGATTACGTCCGGGAGATGAGGTTACTTCAACAGGAAGTGCAATTTCCGTAACGTTAGCCCCTGGTATCATTAGTAATATCTTTGATGGTATTCAGCGTCCTTTAAGCGAGGTTGCAAAGCAATCTGGAGCATTTATTTCGAGAGGTGTTAATATTCCTTCCCTTGATGAAAAAAGATTGTTTCAGACACATATTACAGTAGCTCCTGGAGAACTTGTGTATGGAGGTAAGGTAATCGCTGAAGTACCAGAAACTCCTGCGATTACTCATAAAGTAATGGTACCTCCTCATGTGGAAGGTAAGGTAATCTCCGTTGTATCCGATGGCGAATACACCATAAAAGATACTATCGTTGTAATTAAGGATAGAGATGGAAAAGAAATCAATCTTACGATGACGCAGGAGTGGCCAATTCGTATCTCAAGACCAATCGGAAAGAGATTTCCAGCTAGTATGCCTTTAGTAACGGGTCAAAGAATTCTAGATTCTTTGTTCCCATTAGCAAAAGGTGGAACAGCAGCAATTCCTGGAGGATTTGGTACTGGTAAAACAATGACACAGCATCAGCTCGCTAAATGGTCCGATGCGGATATTATCGTATACATCGGTTGCGGTGAACGTGGTAATGAGATGACAGAGGTACTGGAGGACTTCTCTAAGTTGGTGGACCCTAAATCAGGAAATCTTCTCTTAGACCGTACGGTACTCATTGCAAATACTTCAAACATGCCAGTTGCAGCTCGTGAAGCTAGTATTTACACTGGAATAACATTAGCAGAGTATTACCGTGATATGGGTTATCACGTAGCTATCATGGCTGACTCAACTTCTCGTTGGGCAGAGGCTCTTCGTGAATTGTCAGGTCGTTTAGAAGAAATGCCAGCAGAAGAAGGTTTCCCTGCTTACTTGGCATCCAGATTATCTTCTTTCTATGAAAGAGCTGGTTATGTACAAAACTTAAATGGTTCAGAAGGTAGTGTATCTATTATTGGTGCTGTATCTCCTCAAGGTGGTGACTTCTCAGAACCAGTAACTCAGAATACAAAACGATTTGTTCGTTGCTTCTTTGCTCTTGATAAATCTCTTGCATATGCAAGACATTTCCCAGCAATTCAGTGGTTAACGAGCTATAGCGAGTATTTGAATGATTTAGCGCCATGGTATGCAAAAAATGTTGGAAATAATTTCATGGATTACCGAAATGAAATATTACGTATCTTAACAGAAGAGAGTAAGTTAAATGAAATCGTTAAGTTAATTGGTAGTGATGTACTTCCGGATGATCAGAAATTAACCTTAGAGATCGCTAGGGTTATCCGACTTGGATTTATACAGCAAAATGCATATCATGCTTCCGATACGTATGTACCTTTGCCTAAACAGATGAAGATGATGGAAGTAATCCTTTACCTCTATGAAAAGGCAAAGTCATTGGTTGAGATGAATATGCCGATGTCATTGTTAAGAGAGAATCCAATCTTTGACCATGTCATTTCAATGAAATACGACGTAGGAAATGAGGAACTCGCAAAATTTGACACTTATAAAACTGAGATTGATAAATTCTATCAGCATTTTATAGAGACAAACGCATAA
- a CDS encoding V-type ATP synthase subunit E has translation MNIKEKAEHFYNMAVDNATAQNTAMVEEYRLLLEKELEQHKKEVRRKADNYLKEEMERLVREKNTALALKTLEIRHLYKDRATEITEGLFSKVKINLFEFMKTKEYVELLKKQIKEAKDFAKDHSVTVYLNSTDADKAAMLREELNITIEINTTDFWGGTRAVIPDKNVVINESFLSKWEEAKESFALKGGSFHE, from the coding sequence ATGAACATCAAAGAAAAAGCAGAACACTTCTATAACATGGCAGTTGACAATGCTACTGCTCAGAATACTGCTATGGTAGAAGAATATAGGCTACTCCTTGAAAAGGAATTGGAGCAGCATAAAAAAGAAGTGAGAAGAAAGGCAGATAATTATCTTAAAGAAGAGATGGAACGCTTGGTGCGTGAAAAGAATACTGCCCTCGCTCTAAAAACATTAGAGATTCGTCATTTATATAAAGACAGAGCCACAGAAATAACAGAAGGCCTATTTTCAAAGGTCAAGATTAATCTTTTCGAGTTTATGAAAACAAAAGAATATGTGGAACTGTTAAAAAAACAAATCAAGGAAGCGAAGGACTTTGCCAAAGATCATTCCGTTACAGTATATCTAAATAGTACGGATGCAGATAAGGCTGCCATGCTAAGAGAAGAATTAAATATCACGATTGAAATCAACACAACAGACTTCTGGGGTGGAACTAGAGCTGTGATACCAGATAAAAACGTGGTAATTAATGAATCCTTCTTAAGTAAATGGGAAGAGGCAAAAGAGAGCTTTGCTCTGAAGGGAGGCAGCTTCCATGAGTGA
- a CDS encoding V-type ATP synthase subunit F has protein sequence MKMFLISDNVDTYTGMRLAGVEGVIIHSKDHLEEQLKAAVADKSIGIILITEKLEKEFPDIINDVKLHRRLPLIVEIPDRHGTGRNPNFITDYVSQAIGLKL, from the coding sequence ATGAAAATGTTTCTTATCAGTGATAATGTGGATACCTATACTGGTATGCGTTTGGCAGGGGTAGAAGGTGTTATAATTCACTCGAAAGACCATCTGGAGGAACAATTAAAAGCGGCGGTTGCAGATAAGTCAATTGGAATCATTTTAATAACAGAGAAACTTGAAAAAGAATTTCCTGATATTATCAATGACGTCAAGTTACATCGCCGTTTACCATTAATTGTTGAAATCCCAGACCGCCATGGTACAGGTAGAAATCCTAATTTTATCACGGACTATGTAAGTCAGGCAATCGGATTGAAATTATAA
- a CDS encoding ATP synthase subunit C: MYTNYILAGVLVLNFFLPIGYMLFKKQKQQKTTKWVFGSQIFVFFATVVVGSLLMFHNASSTVALAAATDAATGTAPVAADGLRFVAAALSTGMSTIGAGIAVASAASAALGALSEDSKIMGKALIFVALAEGVALYGMLISFMILNA, translated from the coding sequence ATGTATACAAATTATATTTTAGCAGGTGTTTTAGTATTAAATTTCTTTTTACCAATTGGATATATGTTGTTTAAAAAACAGAAACAGCAGAAAACTACAAAATGGGTTTTTGGTTCTCAAATTTTTGTATTTTTTGCAACAGTAGTTGTAGGTTCTTTACTTATGTTTCATAACGCTTCCAGTACAGTTGCGTTGGCAGCTGCAACAGATGCTGCAACAGGTACAGCTCCAGTAGCAGCAGATGGTTTACGTTTTGTTGCAGCAGCATTATCCACAGGTATGTCAACCATTGGTGCTGGTATTGCCGTAGCTAGCGCAGCTAGTGCAGCTCTTGGTGCATTAAGCGAAGATTCCAAGATTATGGGTAAAGCATTAATCTTCGTTGCTCTTGCAGAAGGTGTTGCTCTTTATGGTATGTTAATTTCCTTTATGATTTTAAATGCTTAG
- a CDS encoding V-type ATP synthase subunit I — protein sequence MIEKMKFLRITGPKEDINRVITQYLSKYELHVENALSELSDIHNLTPYVDTNTYRESLLKAEETMKQLRPEIKSSGREITYDEAEDLLGKMHLMLDDLDVQKKEIKEKLETIAERQDEIKPYLTFDLELSKVNSFQFIRCQFGRIAIDYYEKLTKYIYEDMNTIFIECKSDKNYVYGAYFVPRIHATKVDAILSSLHFEDMDFPEGYSDTLNDINQGLKQERRALLKQQDELLLTMKDVLKKHAADFVAAYEKLKEYSDNQQIRKLAACTRQKEEVYYILCGWMSEKDTELFLREIGGDHEVTCFVDDHASSTTSKPPTKLKNPRIFKPFETFIKMYGLPSYKEIDPTIFVALTYSIMFGMMFGDVGQGLCLVVGGFILYKVKKLNLAAILSCAGIFSTIFGFLYGSVFGFEEWLEPIWTNPMKDPMTVLITAVGFGVFLIFIAMIFNIINGIREKNIEKIFFDTNGIAGFVFYGSVVAIVVLLFTGHTLPGIFLLFITIVIPLMLIFIKEPLTRLIEKKNDLIPGSKGMFFLETFFEMFEVILSYITNTVSFVRVGAFALSHAGMMSVVLMLAHAEGAHPNILVIILGNLLVAGLEGLIVGIQVLRLEYYEMFSRFYSGTGKEFKARRGGE from the coding sequence GTGATTGAGAAAATGAAGTTTTTACGTATTACAGGTCCGAAGGAGGACATCAACCGTGTTATTACTCAGTATTTAAGTAAATATGAGTTACACGTTGAGAACGCTCTATCAGAACTGAGCGATATACACAATCTTACTCCTTACGTGGATACAAATACGTATCGAGAAAGTTTATTAAAAGCTGAAGAAACCATGAAACAACTTCGTCCTGAAATAAAGTCTTCGGGACGCGAAATCACCTATGATGAGGCAGAAGATTTATTAGGAAAAATGCACCTGATGCTAGATGATCTAGACGTGCAAAAGAAAGAAATCAAAGAGAAGTTAGAGACTATTGCCGAAAGACAAGACGAAATCAAACCTTATCTTACCTTTGATCTTGAGCTTTCTAAAGTGAATAGTTTTCAATTTATACGCTGCCAATTCGGCCGTATCGCTATTGATTACTACGAGAAGTTAACAAAATATATCTATGAAGATATGAATACAATTTTCATAGAATGTAAATCTGATAAAAATTATGTTTATGGTGCTTATTTCGTACCAAGGATTCACGCAACAAAGGTAGACGCTATTTTATCTTCCCTGCATTTTGAAGATATGGATTTCCCGGAAGGATATTCTGATACCTTAAATGACATTAACCAGGGCTTAAAACAGGAACGCCGTGCTTTGTTAAAACAACAGGATGAATTATTACTCACAATGAAGGACGTACTTAAAAAGCATGCAGCAGATTTTGTTGCCGCCTATGAGAAGTTAAAAGAATACAGTGATAACCAACAAATTAGAAAACTTGCTGCTTGTACTAGGCAGAAAGAAGAGGTTTATTATATTCTTTGTGGATGGATGTCTGAGAAGGATACAGAATTATTCCTTAGGGAGATTGGAGGGGATCATGAGGTGACTTGTTTCGTGGATGACCATGCCAGTAGTACTACCTCAAAACCCCCCACGAAGCTCAAAAATCCAAGAATTTTTAAGCCATTTGAAACATTCATAAAGATGTATGGCTTACCATCATACAAGGAAATTGATCCTACCATATTTGTAGCATTAACTTACTCTATCATGTTCGGTATGATGTTTGGTGATGTTGGTCAAGGCTTGTGTCTTGTAGTTGGTGGCTTTATATTATACAAAGTTAAAAAGTTAAATCTTGCAGCAATATTATCCTGCGCCGGAATATTTTCCACTATATTTGGTTTCTTATATGGTAGTGTATTTGGGTTTGAAGAATGGCTGGAACCTATTTGGACGAATCCAATGAAAGATCCGATGACAGTATTAATAACAGCAGTTGGATTTGGTGTTTTCCTCATTTTCATAGCAATGATATTTAATATAATCAATGGTATTCGTGAAAAAAATATTGAAAAGATATTTTTTGATACCAATGGTATTGCAGGATTCGTATTTTATGGTTCTGTAGTAGCAATCGTTGTATTACTATTTACAGGCCACACTTTACCAGGAATTTTTCTATTGTTTATAACAATTGTAATTCCTTTAATGCTTATTTTTATAAAAGAGCCACTTACAAGACTTATCGAAAAAAAGAATGATTTGATTCCTGGTAGTAAAGGAATGTTTTTCCTTGAAACCTTCTTTGAGATGTTTGAAGTTATACTTAGCTATATAACCAATACCGTATCCTTCGTGCGTGTTGGTGCATTTGCACTTAGTCATGCAGGTATGATGTCAGTTGTATTAATGCTTGCACATGCGGAAGGAGCACACCCAAATATATTAGTTATTATCCTTGGTAATCTATTGGTTGCTGGCCTAGAAGGATTGATTGTAGGTATTCAGGTATTGCGACTGGAATATTATGAAATGTTCAGCCGCTTCTATTCAGGAACAGGTAAAGAGTTCAAAGCAAGACGTGGTGGCGAATAA